From the Oceanicaulis alexandrii DSM 11625 genome, one window contains:
- a CDS encoding DUF4340 domain-containing protein has product MSGHTPHKRRGLQALIALVLALSLLGLGGVVVWRDARIGQTPEVSGPVVEGWAAQASAAARIQIETAGANFVMEKRGASWVMASRGDYPVRAERIAELDAMLQGLSFTEAMTRDADKFDRLGLGDPETGGAGVRITVSDAEGGLIADLITGRLRDEGGVYVRRPGGARAYAASGPVIDPALLGDPGRWMGLEFWSHEASAIARAEIQPEFGSSWRVMRAGEAQRYYELREPTGWRLVTAGAANGVATAGAQLRFRDVKPDQELVGAYVSRHAAVTFSGLAYEMLFFAEGEARWVTIELAALADDAAPRADHFNAQVQGWAFLVSEDAYERLTRGLDQVAEPTN; this is encoded by the coding sequence ATGAGCGGTCACACCCCCCATAAACGCCGCGGCCTTCAGGCCCTGATCGCGCTGGTGCTGGCCTTGTCCTTACTGGGGCTGGGCGGCGTGGTAGTCTGGCGCGACGCTCGCATCGGACAGACGCCGGAGGTGTCCGGCCCGGTCGTTGAAGGCTGGGCTGCGCAAGCGAGCGCAGCGGCGCGTATCCAGATTGAAACCGCGGGCGCAAATTTCGTGATGGAAAAGCGCGGCGCGAGCTGGGTGATGGCGAGCCGCGGGGATTATCCCGTCCGCGCCGAACGCATCGCCGAGCTGGACGCCATGCTGCAAGGCTTGAGCTTTACCGAAGCCATGACCCGCGATGCGGACAAGTTTGACCGGCTTGGGCTGGGCGATCCTGAAACCGGCGGCGCCGGGGTGCGGATTACCGTCTCTGACGCTGAGGGGGGGCTGATCGCTGATCTGATCACCGGGCGCTTGCGCGACGAGGGCGGCGTTTATGTGCGGCGGCCCGGCGGCGCGCGCGCCTATGCGGCGTCCGGCCCGGTGATTGACCCGGCGCTGTTGGGTGATCCGGGGCGCTGGATGGGGCTTGAGTTCTGGAGCCATGAGGCGTCAGCGATTGCGCGCGCCGAGATCCAGCCTGAGTTCGGCTCGAGCTGGCGGGTGATGCGAGCCGGCGAGGCGCAGCGCTATTACGAGCTGCGCGAGCCGACAGGCTGGCGTCTGGTGACCGCCGGGGCCGCCAATGGCGTGGCGACGGCGGGCGCGCAATTGCGCTTTCGCGACGTCAAACCCGATCAGGAACTGGTGGGCGCCTATGTCTCCCGCCACGCCGCGGTGACGTTTTCGGGCCTCGCCTATGAAATGCTGTTCTTTGCCGAGGGTGAGGCGCGCTGGGTGACCATCGAGCTGGCGGCTTTGGCGGATGATGCCGCGCCGCGCGCCGATCATTTCAATGCGCAGGTCCAGGGTTGGGCGTTTCTGGTCAGCGAAGACGCCTATGAGCGCCTGACCCGCGGCCTTGATCAGGTGGCGGAGCCCACGAATTAA